The Burkholderia cepacia ATCC 25416 genome includes a window with the following:
- a CDS encoding glycosyltransferase family 4 protein — MSNPKEPRKLVYNGRFATQKTTGVQRVARELIAALARTRPQDSVTLLVPPHTDAVVSGTKTVKVGFAKGVIWEQLVLPLFARRDRIVNLSNSGSIFRGNQIIYMHDAAVFDTPAHFSRPFRAWYRIMFWILARTSVCVLTNSSFSRDRLAHHCGVSTDKISVVPLGADHLDALKPDPSVLKEHALTPGRFVLAVSSMNPTKNFRRLIEAFRQIDDPSVDLVIVGMRNAAVFGTQDDISAPEPNIKYAGYISDEKLKALYQHAACFLYPSIYEGFGIPPLEAMRYGCPTLVGRSAALPEVCADAALYCDPYSSNDIAEKLRNLLDSAELREDLKHRGSVHAKQYSWSKSAEIMTRIFDGL, encoded by the coding sequence ATGAGCAACCCCAAAGAACCCAGGAAACTCGTCTACAATGGCCGTTTCGCCACTCAGAAAACGACAGGAGTACAACGCGTCGCGCGCGAGTTGATCGCTGCACTTGCCCGGACGCGGCCGCAAGACTCCGTCACGCTCCTGGTTCCCCCACATACCGACGCTGTGGTGAGCGGCACGAAGACGGTCAAGGTCGGTTTCGCCAAGGGCGTGATCTGGGAACAACTGGTCCTTCCGCTTTTTGCACGCCGCGACCGCATCGTCAACCTGAGCAATTCCGGTTCCATTTTCCGTGGCAACCAGATCATCTATATGCACGATGCCGCGGTGTTCGACACCCCCGCGCACTTCTCCCGCCCATTCCGGGCGTGGTATCGGATCATGTTCTGGATTTTGGCGCGCACTTCCGTTTGCGTGTTGACCAACTCCAGCTTCTCGCGCGATCGCCTGGCCCACCACTGTGGCGTTTCAACCGACAAAATCAGCGTCGTGCCACTGGGGGCAGACCATCTCGACGCACTGAAACCCGACCCGAGCGTATTGAAGGAGCATGCGCTCACGCCGGGCCGGTTCGTGTTGGCGGTCAGCAGCATGAACCCCACCAAGAACTTCCGCCGGCTGATCGAGGCGTTTCGTCAAATCGACGACCCATCGGTGGATCTCGTCATCGTCGGCATGCGCAATGCCGCCGTGTTCGGCACGCAGGACGATATTTCCGCGCCTGAACCGAACATCAAGTACGCCGGGTATATTAGCGACGAAAAGCTGAAGGCGCTGTATCAGCATGCGGCCTGCTTCCTTTATCCGTCGATCTACGAGGGGTTCGGCATACCGCCTCTCGAGGCGATGCGATACGGTTGCCCGACCCTGGTGGGACGATCGGCGGCATTGCCGGAAGTCTGCGCCGATGCTGCACTCTATTGCGACCCCTACTCGTCGAACGACATCGCGGAAAAACTGCGCAATCTGCTCGACTCCGCCGAACTCCGGGAGGATCTGAAACACCGGGGATCCGTTCACGCCAAGCAATACAGCTGGAGCAAGAGCGCCGAAATCATGACCCGAATATTCGACGGGCTTTAA